The Arachis ipaensis cultivar K30076 chromosome B05, Araip1.1, whole genome shotgun sequence nucleotide sequence tataagtTCTTTAACTCAAACAAAAAATTCGCATGCGTTTAGGGTTTAGTGGGAGTACGTACTCCGTACTCTGTACAATTTTGAAAATCGAAGATGATGGACGAATGCACATAAAAATTAGGTTATCACACTCAAGGTAACTACAATTTTTCTATCAATTTTATACCTatttatatatacacttataAAAATACATTTACTCGTAGAATTTCTAACAACTAACAAGATTTTAAGAAGATTGTGATAAAGAGTGATGATAGCTATTAAATGTATCTTCTTATATAGATGAAGCATTTTTGAAATGAGGAGTGTTAGAGGCGAGCAGATTTTGTGAGTTGTAGCCATCAATTAATCATTAATAGTATATTTAATGATGTAAGATTTtatctaataataaaaaattactcaTTTTTGTTTTGCTAACTAAATACGGACCAGATTTTAATAAATCTGCTGGtccctagactttttcttttgcttttgacatattatatattatatgatgTTGATACGTTTACACTAAAACCAAGAAAAATCTTACTGTTGTAAATGAGATACCTAATGTATCTAACTATCTATCTCCTtataattgtaattaaaataattaaaattacgtaaattgataatttatttattaaaaaaattcccAAAATATACACTCACCTATTAAGTTACAACTTAAAATTGTTTTACAATATAAAATTTTATGNNNNNNNNNNNNNNNNNNNNNNNNNNNNNNNNNNNNNNNNNNNNNNNNNNNNNNNNNNNNNNNNNNNNNNNNNNNNNNNNNNNNNNNNNNNNNNNNNNNNNNNNNNNNNNNNNNNNNNNNNNNNNNNNNNNNNNNNNNNNNNNNNNNNNNNNNNNNNNNNNNNNNNNNNNNNNNNNNNNNNNNNNNNNNNNNNNNNNNNNNNNNNNNNNNNNNNNNNNNNNNNNNNNNNNNNNNNNNNNNNNNNNNNNNNNNNNNNNNNNNNNNNNNNNNNNNNNNNNNNNNNNNNNNNNNNNNNNNNNNNNNNNNNNNNNNNNNNNNNNNNNNNNNNNNNNNNNNNNNNNNNNNNNNNNNNNNNNNNNNNNNNNNNNNNNNNNNNNNNNNNNNNNNATTACGATGGGCAAGGGAGGAGCTAatgggaatttcgaaaattacacTGCCCAGGAACACCGTACACGACCCCATAGTTCGTCTCTGTAAACACCAAAACAAACCCTAATTCGTGATCTTTCGCAATTCTTTGTTCCCTTCTCATCCACAACTATCTTACGAAGTCAAAATCACATCTTTTCTGCAATTCCCAAATATCAGTTACGATTAGGcaaacaaatttcaaattttgCCTTCTACCCCCCACCCCCACACTGTTCTGTCTTGCATCTCGATTGGTTGTTTTCCTTTTCAGATCAGGTTCAGATTTTTCTTCTGCCCCAGCTTTGGAGGATCCCTCAGCTTCCCTGAGCGGTAATTTGAAAATTTCTCAGCTCTAATTTGTGCTCAATTCTATTGGATTGTTAAAATTTTCAGCTTGTTGAATTGTTTGAATATCACTCCCCAATCTTCAATTTCAGCTGGATTTTCAGAGATCTGGTTATCACTACTCTGTAAGTTTTGACGTAGAATAATGTACTAGTCTATTGGTAAGGGTGAACAGAAATTATAGGTGCCATGCAGGGTTTGTGGATAACATATGCTTCTATCAACGGTTGGAATTTGGATGGTTTGGCATTTGTTGGGAGGGAAAATGGAGTAACTGGTTGGTTTTCCTCGcagtataataaaaaaattgtatcTTTGTAGAAAAATTCAGCACTGAACAATAGAAATCTGCTTTATCTAATAGGCTTGATTTTACAGTGGTGGAATTTGGTTGCCTGTTTTGGAGAATGGTGTCTCTTTTAGCTGCCTTGTAATATAAGCTATGTTTATGGTACAGGATGGTTAAGTGTAAAGTTGTAAACATTTTGTAAGATAGCGGCATAAAATTATGGGCAGCAGTGAGATGGATAAAACACCAAAAGAGAAGGAGTCAAAGACTCCTCCACCTGCTTCACAGGTCTAATGAGTTTTGCATGTTTAATTTGTATTGGCACTTGATGGTTCTTTGTGTGTCGCATCAGAAACATTTGTTGTTTTTTCAGGAGCAATCTTCAGCCACCAGTACCGGAGCCGTTAATCCCGAATGGTCCAGTTTTCAGGTATTTAATGAAAAAATTGCCAGTGGTGGTTTATCATGTTCTGATTGCTGTCAAGAGTCAATTTTGATTTCTTAGCTCACTTACAGGCATATTCTCCTATACCTCCACATGGGTTTATGGCATCAAGTCCCCAAGCTGCCCCATATATGTGGGGTGTCCAGGTAATGGGTTCATTCACGCATTAGTTTAGAACATTGTAAGTTAACTCAATAAAATTGTGTATAATTGATCAAACCTATAGGCATAAACAGACCTAAATAGTCTATACATTAGCTGTAGTCCAATGACAAATCAAGAAAAAATATTATGATTTTTGGGACATTCGTTTTGTCAGTATATGCTGACAGAATGGAGTAGCATACCACTTTGGGAGAAATTTGCCTCATGATTTGGTTACAGCAGGTCTTTTATGTGTGAGCCCTATTACAATCATCATTCACAAGGATTTTgcctatttttaaatttaattcatCTATAAAGCTGAATGACCTAGTTTTTCATTCTTGATATTGTATTCAAATAAAGTTTACGAAAAACTCCTATAATACTGTATTGATAGCAGGGAGTTTAGACATTTAGTATGATCCTTCACAAATTTATTCTTTGGCTTTATCACCCTTCATCCTTTGTGTGTTCTCTGCTGTGTTGCCACTAATGTATACTTCATCGTACTAATTTGTAAAGTTATGAAATATCCAAGTTTGAATTCTGCCTTGTGCTTCCtaattgataaaatttttatCCGCAGCATATTATGCCTCCCTACGGCACTCCAACACATCCCTATGTTGCAATGTATCCCCATGGTGGCATATATGCTCATCCATCCATGCCTCCGGTATTGTTTCCAAAATGTTCATTGAAGTTATCTTTTTTATAATGAATAGCTAGTTGACTAGTTCACCAACCACTTTTGCACATTATTTATACAGGGATCTTATCCTTTTAGCCCTTTTCCCATGCCTTCTCCAAATGGTATTGCTGAGGCTTCAGTGAGTTTTCCCCCTTCTGCATTTTAGTGTTTCTTTTGCTTTTTATATCTTTTTCTCTTTGTTGAAGAACTTGTTCTTGTTCCAAGCATTGAAAAAATAATCTATGAGTCTGCATGCAGGGAAATACTCCTGGCAGCATGGAAGCTGATGGGAAGCCTCCTGAGGTGAAGGAAAAACTGccaatcaaaagatcaaaaggaagTTTGGGCAGTTTGAACATGATTACAGGGAAAAATAATGAGCCCGGTAAAACAGGGACTTCTGCTAATGGAATTCATTCAAAGAGGTAAGATTTGTCTTGCTGATGAATCTAACTGTTGAACTATGTCCTCTTATTTCAATATAGTAATCTGGTGTTTCCAAAAGGATGCACTTGCTTCCCAAATTCCTGCTAAATAGTTGAGGTTATACTAGACAAGataatgcttttttttttccctttggtTATGGAATAGTATTATAGTGTTATGTTTCTCAAGCTAGATAAATGAACTTGTCCAAAATTCATTTGGTAGACTAAAGTTTTGCACCTAATGGAACCTTTTCTAGCCTCACATCTTCAAGAGCACAATTTTGTCTTCAGAATTGGACGGGTGATTATGAACTTATAGCAAAAATATGCTGCCTCTGTCCTATAGAGTGACAGATTGAAATGTTGTAGAAGGATTGGCTGTGTGGTATATATACTGACTAATTACACTGTTACAAAATCTCGTGTTTTCAGTGGTGAGAGTGCAAGTGAAGGTAGCAGTGAAGGAAGTGATGCTAATTCTCAGAATGTAAGTTAGTTTACTTGTCAGCTTACCACTGTACTTCCAAGATGTTTCTGTGGATTTTTTTCATCAATTATAAACTTGAAGGACTATAAGATACGTAAAGAAATATTTAGCCAACTTGGGTGATTTCAGGATCAAGAGTAGAGAGAGTGGTTCTGCATACTACATTCATATATTGCTGAAATGGAATTCCATTAGGACATTTCTAGTGTGAATAAGAACTGTTATTACCTAATATAGATAATGCTATAGAGGCATGAACATCCAACAACTTCTGATTTCCTAATATTTCCTCTCTAAACTATAGGAAATTACAACCATTGAATTGCATGActgagaaaataaagaaaaatttcttttattaaaagttTGTTATAAAACAGCATAACATATCATGAGGCATAGTACAAGTGGCTCGTGTATTTTCAATAATCAACCTACTAATGGATGCAAAAAATTCTGTTATTNNNNNNNNNNNNNNNNNNNNNNNNNNNNNNNNNNNNNNNATATATGATTTACATCGTGTGTAAATGTTAAATATGTTTAAAGGCATTTGTTTTGGGGGCCTTGGGATGAAGATAATTAAATGGGTCTGGGTTTTTGAAATCTCCaatcttttgaaatctttaaTGATTATATATCTTTGATGATGTGTTGTATATATCATTTGTGTTTTGTGCTCTACAATGCCAGTTAGTTACCCATACATACTGATGATCTTTTTGCTTTTTTGTGGGGTAGGAGTCTCAATTGAAATCAGGGGGCAGACAGGATTCTTATGAAGGTTTGGCATAAATTACTCCTTGCTGTTGCCTGTTCTACTATAGGCTCATATGTAGGAATGCGGTATTGTATGTAAACTTGTAAAGTATGTTTGTTATAGCTGAACTATGTCATTTTTTGGTGGATTACAGATGAACCATCTCAAAATGGCAGTTCGGCGCATGCTCCTCAAAATGGGGGTATTAATACACCTCATGCGGTTGTTAATCAAACCATGTCTGTCATACCTATCACTGCAGCCGGTGTTCCTGGAGCTGTTCCTGGTCCCACAACAAAGGTTCCGTCTACTGCAGTTGCTGGAGGGATGGTTGCTGCTGGATCACGAGATAGTGTTCAGTCACAACTTTGGCTACAGGTTAATTCTGACTACAAATCAACAATGTGTCTTCCTTGACAACATATTATCaagaagaaaaaattattttcttatatGTAACTATAACCCGAGTATAAGATCTGAACTACCAATTGCCTTTATCTGGACTTTCACGGATTAATAATAACTTTGGTATACTGCTCTTAACATTTGTCTCAGA carries:
- the LOC107642363 gene encoding bZIP transcription factor 16 isoform X2 yields the protein MGSSEMDKTPKEKESKTPPPASQEQSSATSTGAVNPEWSSFQAYSPIPPHGFMASSPQAAPYMWGVQHIMPPYGTPTHPYVAMYPHGGIYAHPSMPPGSYPFSPFPMPSPNGIAEASGNTPGSMEADGKPPEVKEKLPIKRSKGSLGSLNMITGKNNEPGKTGTSANGIHSKSGESASEGSSEGSDANSQNESQLKSGGRQDSYEAGVPGAVPGPTTKVPSTAVAGGMVAAGSRDSVQSQLWLQDERELKRQRRKQSNRESARRSRLRKQAECDELAQRAEALKEENASLRSEVSRIRSEYEQLASENAALKERLGELPGNDDLRSRTMNDQPAADDPQQSGQAEAVEGGN
- the LOC107642363 gene encoding bZIP transcription factor 16 isoform X1, translated to MGSSEMDKTPKEKESKTPPPASQEQSSATSTGAVNPEWSSFQAYSPIPPHGFMASSPQAAPYMWGVQHIMPPYGTPTHPYVAMYPHGGIYAHPSMPPGSYPFSPFPMPSPNGIAEASGNTPGSMEADGKPPEVKEKLPIKRSKGSLGSLNMITGKNNEPGKTGTSANGIHSKSGESASEGSSEGSDANSQNESQLKSGGRQDSYEDEPSQNGSSAHAPQNGGINTPHAVVNQTMSVIPITAAGVPGAVPGPTTKVPSTAVAGGMVAAGSRDSVQSQLWLQDERELKRQRRKQSNRESARRSRLRKQAECDELAQRAEALKEENASLRSEVSRIRSEYEQLASENAALKERLGELPGNDDLRSRTMNDQPAADDPQQSGQAEAVEGGN